A stretch of the Tannerella serpentiformis genome encodes the following:
- the lon gene encoding endopeptidase La, translated as MSKKARERLYMSDTHDIDESMGAVMPILMDCDKDEDFSEGMDKVGETLPILPLRNMVLFPGVAMPIFVGRPKSMRLIREASQRKILVGVVCQKDAEVEEPGLDDLYPIGTVAEVLRVLEMPDGSTTAILQGRKRMALHSLVDTEPYLNGAISLLDDQPAGKDDREYEALISTIKDLTIKMIEAAGDPPRELVFSIRNMQNTMYMLGFACCHIVANPDEKQELLAIGDVKNRAYRLLFILNREYQLIELKTSIQMKTHEDINKQQKEYFLQQQMKAIQEELGGNMNDIEIRELRAQAKKKKWPKEVGETFEKELAKLERIHPQSPDYSIQSQYVQTIVGLPWGTYSRDNFSLTHAQRVLDRDHYGMEKVKERIIEHLAVLKLKRDLRSPILCLYGPPGVGKTSLGRSVAEALGRKYVRVSLGGLHDEAEIRGHRRTYIGAMMGRILQNLQKAGTSNPVFVLDEVDKVGSDFKGDPASALLEVLDPEQNTTFHDNYLDIDYDLSKILFIATANNLNTISQPLLDRMELIEVSGYILEEKIEIAMRHLIPKQMEAHGITKGTVRFHRNTVRAIIDSYTRESGVRALEKKIAKIMRRLARKIASDEAVPAVLKVDHLREYLGPVEYTRDKYQDNRYAGVVTGLAWTAVGGEILFVESSLSRGKSAKLTITGNLGDVMKESAILALEYVHSHAAQLGIEESLFENWNVHIHVPEGAIPKDGPSAGITMVTSLVSTFTRRKVKSNLAMTGEITLRGKVLPVGGIKEKILAAKRAGIREIVLCEENRKDVEEINQTYVEGLTFHYVADIMQVIDTALLDEKVKD; from the coding sequence ATGAGTAAGAAAGCAAGAGAGAGGTTATACATGTCGGACACGCACGACATAGACGAATCAATGGGCGCCGTGATGCCCATACTGATGGATTGCGATAAGGATGAAGATTTCTCGGAAGGTATGGACAAGGTGGGCGAGACGCTCCCCATCCTGCCGCTACGCAACATGGTGCTCTTCCCCGGCGTGGCCATGCCCATCTTCGTGGGGCGGCCGAAGTCGATGCGCCTGATCCGAGAGGCTTCACAGCGGAAGATCTTAGTCGGTGTCGTCTGCCAAAAAGATGCGGAGGTGGAGGAACCCGGCCTGGACGACCTCTACCCGATCGGCACCGTGGCCGAGGTGTTGCGTGTGCTGGAGATGCCCGACGGATCGACGACGGCCATCCTACAGGGACGCAAACGCATGGCCCTGCACAGCCTGGTCGACACGGAGCCTTACCTAAACGGCGCCATCTCGCTGCTCGACGATCAGCCCGCGGGCAAGGACGACCGCGAGTATGAAGCCCTCATCTCTACCATCAAGGATCTCACGATAAAGATGATCGAAGCGGCCGGCGATCCGCCCCGCGAGCTGGTCTTCTCCATCCGCAACATGCAGAACACGATGTACATGCTCGGCTTCGCCTGCTGCCACATCGTGGCTAACCCGGACGAGAAGCAGGAGCTGCTGGCCATCGGCGATGTGAAGAACCGCGCCTACCGCCTCCTTTTCATCCTCAACCGCGAATATCAGCTGATTGAACTCAAGACGTCGATCCAAATGAAGACGCATGAGGACATCAACAAGCAGCAGAAGGAGTACTTCCTGCAGCAGCAGATGAAGGCCATTCAGGAGGAGCTGGGCGGCAACATGAACGACATCGAGATCCGCGAGCTGCGCGCGCAAGCCAAGAAGAAAAAGTGGCCCAAGGAGGTCGGCGAGACATTCGAAAAGGAGCTGGCCAAGCTGGAGCGCATCCACCCACAGTCGCCCGACTACTCCATCCAGTCGCAATACGTGCAGACGATCGTCGGCCTGCCGTGGGGCACTTACAGCCGCGATAACTTCAGCCTCACGCACGCCCAACGTGTGCTCGACCGCGATCATTACGGCATGGAGAAGGTCAAGGAGCGCATCATCGAACATCTGGCTGTGCTCAAGCTCAAGCGCGACCTGCGCTCGCCCATCCTCTGCCTCTACGGCCCTCCGGGCGTCGGCAAGACGTCGCTCGGACGATCCGTGGCCGAAGCGCTGGGACGCAAATACGTGCGCGTCTCGCTGGGCGGCCTGCACGACGAGGCCGAGATCCGCGGCCACCGACGTACCTACATCGGCGCCATGATGGGCCGCATCCTGCAAAACCTGCAAAAGGCGGGCACCTCGAACCCCGTCTTCGTGCTCGACGAGGTGGACAAGGTGGGCAGCGACTTTAAGGGCGATCCGGCCTCGGCCCTCCTCGAGGTGCTCGACCCGGAGCAGAACACCACCTTCCACGACAACTATCTCGACATCGATTACGACCTGAGCAAGATCCTCTTCATCGCCACGGCCAACAACCTGAACACGATCTCGCAGCCCCTACTCGACCGCATGGAGCTGATCGAGGTCAGCGGCTACATCCTGGAGGAGAAGATCGAGATCGCCATGCGCCACCTGATCCCCAAACAGATGGAGGCACACGGCATCACGAAGGGCACCGTGCGCTTCCACCGAAACACGGTGCGCGCCATCATCGACTCCTACACGCGGGAGAGCGGCGTCAGGGCGTTGGAGAAGAAGATCGCCAAGATCATGCGGCGGCTGGCGCGCAAGATCGCCTCGGACGAGGCCGTGCCGGCGGTGCTCAAGGTGGACCACCTCCGGGAGTATCTCGGGCCGGTGGAGTACACCCGCGACAAGTATCAAGACAACCGTTACGCGGGCGTCGTCACGGGGTTGGCCTGGACAGCCGTCGGGGGCGAGATCCTCTTCGTGGAGTCGAGCTTGAGCCGCGGCAAAAGTGCCAAGCTCACCATCACGGGCAACCTGGGCGACGTGATGAAGGAGTCGGCCATCTTGGCCCTGGAATACGTCCACTCCCACGCCGCACAGCTCGGTATCGAGGAGTCGCTGTTTGAGAATTGGAACGTGCACATCCACGTACCCGAGGGCGCCATCCCGAAAGACGGCCCGAGCGCGGGAATCACCATGGTGACGTCGCTCGTCTCCACCTTCACGCGCCGCAAGGTGAAGAGTAACCTGGCCATGACGGGCGAGATCACGCTCCGCGGCAAGGTGCTACCCGTGGGCGGGATCAAGGAGAAGATCCTCGCAGCCAAGCGGGCCGGCATCCGCGAGATCGTGCTCTGCGAGGAGAATCGCAAAGACGTAGAGGAAATCAACCAGACCTACGTCGAGGG
- the obgE gene encoding GTPase ObgE: MAESNFVDYVKIYCRSGKGGAGSAHFRREKYIPRGGPDGGDGGRGGHVYLRGNRNYWTLLHLKFERHVVATSGRSGGAKRSTGRDGEDRIIEVPCGTVAFDADTGEYLCDVTEDGQQVMLLKGGRGGAGNTHFKTATNQAPRYAQPGEPAQERKVVLQLKLLADVGLVGFPNAGKSTLLSVVSAAKPKIADYPFTTLEPNLGIVSWRDNRSFVMADIPGIIEGASDGRGLGLRFLRHIERNALLLFMVPADADDIRKEYEILLRELERYNPELMGKSRILAITKSDLLDEELTEALSADLPDDLPCRFISSVTGQGITELKDLLWQELNRETFHDADAIVHRDMDMSLMADDDEAWDIPPEEEDADDADADLEFDWEEE, encoded by the coding sequence ATGGCTGAATCGAATTTCGTTGACTACGTCAAGATCTATTGCCGCTCGGGCAAGGGCGGCGCCGGGTCGGCCCACTTCCGCCGCGAGAAGTACATCCCGCGCGGAGGGCCCGACGGCGGCGATGGCGGACGGGGCGGACACGTCTATCTGCGCGGCAATCGGAACTATTGGACGCTGCTGCACCTCAAGTTCGAGCGTCACGTGGTGGCCACCTCCGGCCGCAGCGGCGGCGCCAAACGCAGCACCGGGCGCGACGGCGAGGATCGCATCATCGAGGTGCCCTGCGGCACGGTGGCCTTCGACGCCGACACGGGCGAATACCTCTGCGACGTCACCGAGGACGGGCAGCAGGTGATGCTGCTCAAAGGCGGACGCGGCGGCGCTGGCAACACCCATTTCAAGACAGCCACGAATCAGGCGCCGCGCTACGCTCAGCCGGGCGAGCCGGCTCAGGAGCGTAAGGTGGTGCTGCAACTCAAACTCTTGGCCGACGTCGGGCTGGTGGGCTTCCCCAATGCAGGCAAATCGACGTTGCTGTCGGTCGTCTCAGCCGCCAAGCCGAAGATCGCCGACTATCCCTTTACCACGCTGGAGCCTAACCTGGGCATCGTCAGCTGGCGTGACAATCGCTCGTTCGTCATGGCCGACATCCCGGGGATTATCGAGGGCGCCAGCGACGGCCGCGGACTCGGGCTGCGCTTCCTCCGCCACATTGAACGCAACGCTTTGCTGCTGTTCATGGTGCCCGCCGATGCAGATGACATCCGTAAGGAGTACGAGATCTTGCTGCGAGAGCTGGAGCGCTACAACCCGGAGCTGATGGGCAAGAGTCGCATACTGGCCATCACCAAGAGCGACCTCCTCGACGAGGAGCTGACCGAGGCGCTGTCGGCCGACTTGCCGGACGACCTACCCTGTCGCTTCATCTCGTCCGTCACGGGGCAGGGCATCACCGAGCTGAAGGACCTGCTCTGGCAAGAGCTGAACCGCGAGACCTTCCACGACGCCGACGCCATCGTCCACCGCGACATGGATATGAGCCTCATGGCCGACGACGACGAAGCGTGGGACATCCCTCCCGAAGAGGAAGACGCCGACGACGCTGACGCCGATCTCGAGTTCGATTGGGAAGAAGAATAA
- a CDS encoding adenylate kinase: MFNIVIFGAPGSGKGTQSKMIVERYGFDYISTGDMLRQAISQGSELGRTAKEYIDRGQLVPDDLIVRLIADFLDGKHGSKGVIFDGFPRTLKQAEALKTMLNERGTDIHILLDLQVEDDELVDRLIERGKISGRSDDNPETIKARLDVYHTQTAPLATYYIGEGKHVAIKGIGRIEEIFERIAEAIDRVKDR; encoded by the coding sequence ATGTTCAATATCGTAATATTCGGTGCACCCGGCTCAGGCAAAGGGACACAAAGCAAAATGATCGTCGAGCGTTACGGCTTCGACTATATCTCTACCGGCGACATGCTGCGCCAAGCCATCAGCCAGGGCAGCGAGCTGGGACGAACGGCTAAGGAATACATCGACCGCGGGCAACTCGTACCCGACGATCTGATCGTCCGTCTCATCGCTGACTTCCTCGATGGCAAGCACGGATCGAAGGGCGTCATCTTCGACGGCTTCCCCCGCACCCTGAAGCAGGCCGAGGCGCTCAAGACGATGCTCAACGAACGCGGCACAGACATCCACATCCTGCTCGACCTGCAGGTGGAGGACGACGAGCTGGTAGACCGACTCATCGAGCGCGGCAAGATCTCCGGCCGATCAGACGACAATCCGGAGACCATCAAGGCCCGACTCGACGTCTATCACACCCAGACGGCCCCCCTGGCTACGTATTACATCGGCGAAGGGAAGCACGTCGCCATCAAGGGCATCGGACGAATCGAGGAGATTTTCGAACGCATTGCTGAGGCCATCGACCGCGTCAAAGACAGATAA
- a CDS encoding phosphoribosyltransferase encodes MNKQLRLKDKAFELYIPEREIVAAIDRMAGEIRRDMEGRDPLYVGILNGAFMFVSELVSRLSPQSELTFAAYSSYHGTKSDGIVRELLPIRNKDTERPIVLLEDIIDTGLTMQYVTQRLRQEGVRDVRLATMLLKPGSLQCDLRPDYVGMEIDNDFIVGFGLDYDGRGRMARDIYKIVEL; translated from the coding sequence ATGAATAAACAGTTACGGCTAAAAGACAAAGCCTTCGAGCTTTATATCCCGGAGAGGGAAATTGTGGCGGCCATTGATCGTATGGCCGGAGAAATACGCCGCGATATGGAGGGTCGAGACCCGCTCTATGTGGGCATCCTCAACGGCGCATTCATGTTTGTATCTGAATTGGTGAGCCGACTCTCGCCCCAGTCTGAGCTGACGTTTGCCGCCTATTCGTCGTATCACGGCACCAAGTCCGACGGCATCGTCCGCGAACTGCTGCCCATACGCAACAAAGACACCGAGCGCCCGATTGTCCTCCTGGAGGACATCATCGACACGGGCTTGACCATGCAATACGTCACCCAGCGACTGCGCCAAGAGGGTGTCCGCGACGTACGCCTGGCCACCATGCTGCTTAAACCCGGATCGCTGCAGTGCGACCTCCGCCCGGATTACGTGGGTATGGAGATCGACAACGACTTCATCGTCGGCTTCGGGCTCGATTACGACGGGCGCGGACGCATGGCGCGTGACATCTATAAAATCGTAGAACTCTAA
- a CDS encoding ATP-binding cassette domain-containing protein, whose amino-acid sequence MSYHLNIIRQEYGRRTLLHDLRQDYAAGRIHGFLGENGAGKTTLFRCMAGRLPFEGEPMFSPETRVGFLPAELYMYPMITGREFLRFYVTARGLPYDAARLERLNAAFELPLDEYAEVYSTGMLKKLYLMGLLLQDNAVLLLDEPFNGLDFRSSAFVTALLTEYRRRGQTVFVASHDLDHLLSYADTLSWLRCGTMTYYPDRTAFEDVRQAIRREAAERVRGADLL is encoded by the coding sequence ATGTCCTACCACTTAAACATCATCCGGCAGGAATACGGCCGACGGACCTTACTCCACGACCTCCGACAAGACTATGCCGCGGGCCGCATCCACGGCTTCTTGGGCGAGAATGGCGCGGGCAAGACGACGCTCTTTCGGTGCATGGCCGGCCGATTGCCCTTCGAGGGCGAGCCGATGTTTTCGCCCGAGACGCGTGTCGGGTTCCTGCCTGCCGAGCTGTACATGTATCCGATGATCACTGGGCGGGAGTTTCTGCGATTCTACGTCACGGCTCGCGGCCTGCCCTATGACGCCGCTCGGCTCGAGCGACTCAATGCGGCCTTCGAGCTGCCGCTTGATGAGTACGCCGAAGTCTACTCCACGGGGATGCTGAAAAAGCTCTATCTGATGGGGCTGCTTTTGCAGGACAACGCCGTGCTGCTGCTTGACGAGCCATTCAACGGTCTCGACTTCCGCTCCTCGGCCTTCGTCACGGCCCTACTCACGGAGTATCGGCGGCGGGGGCAGACCGTCTTCGTGGCCTCGCACGATCTGGATCACCTGCTGAGTTACGCCGACACGCTCTCTTGGCTTCGCTGCGGCACGATGACGTACTATCCTGATCGCACCGCGTTTGAGGACGTACGGCAGGCTATCCGCCGTGAGGCCGCAGAGCGAGTGCGAGGCGCCGACCTGCTGTGA
- the ligA gene encoding NAD-dependent DNA ligase LigA: MNDIKNRIERLREALDEHNHAYYVLSAPIISDHTYDEMMRELQQLEAAHPELADPNSPTQRVGSDLTEGFTQVEHRYPMLSLGNTYSEDEVREFYDRVARTLGEPFEVVAELKYDGTSISLIYERGRLVTAVTRGDGVRGDDVTANVRTIRSIPLRLRGEGWPERLEMRGEVLLPWAEFERLNREREAQEEPLFANPRNAASGTLKLQNPRIVALRRLDAYLYYMLGDNLPTDNHYDNLQAARRWGFKTSDAMRVCHTPEEIMAYIAHWDTERHRLPVATDGIVLKVNALRQQRALGATAKSPRWAIAYKFQAERAETRLVSVDYQVGRTGVVTPVANLEPVLLAGTTVRRASLHNADIMEGLDLHLGCRVYVEKGGEIIPKIVGVDRSESMDGAPVAFISQCPECGTPLVRVEGEAAHYCPNEWGCPPQVKGRIVHFVSRRAMNINIGPETVEALYDAGLVRDASDLYDVTPADLMRLERFAEKSAKNYRDSLELSKQVPYARVLFALGIRGVGENIAAKLAYAHPSIDALAQATVEVLMQTDEIGEKIARSVVDFFAEARNQTMVSRLKAHGLQMAVAESDDDGVRSDKLKGLTFVISGTFALHSRDEYKQLIERHGGRNASSISGKTDYLLAGENMGPAKLAKAEKLGVKLLNEDEFLKLIGV, from the coding sequence ATGAACGACATAAAAAACAGGATCGAGAGGCTGCGGGAGGCGCTGGATGAGCATAACCATGCCTACTACGTGCTTTCCGCGCCCATTATCTCCGATCATACGTATGACGAGATGATGCGCGAGCTGCAACAGCTTGAGGCTGCGCACCCGGAGCTGGCCGACCCCAATTCGCCTACGCAGCGCGTCGGCAGCGACCTCACGGAGGGCTTCACGCAGGTGGAGCACCGATACCCGATGCTTTCGCTGGGCAATACGTATTCCGAAGACGAGGTGCGGGAGTTTTACGACCGCGTCGCCCGCACGCTCGGCGAGCCCTTCGAGGTGGTGGCCGAGCTGAAGTATGACGGTACATCGATCTCGCTCATTTACGAACGCGGGCGGCTCGTGACGGCCGTGACACGCGGCGATGGCGTGCGTGGCGACGACGTGACGGCCAATGTGCGCACCATCCGCTCCATTCCCCTCCGACTGCGTGGCGAGGGGTGGCCCGAAAGGCTCGAAATGCGTGGTGAGGTGCTCCTGCCGTGGGCCGAGTTTGAGCGCCTCAATCGAGAGCGTGAGGCGCAGGAGGAGCCCCTCTTTGCCAATCCGCGTAACGCCGCCTCGGGCACACTGAAGCTCCAGAACCCGCGCATTGTGGCTTTGCGACGCCTCGATGCGTACCTATATTATATGTTGGGCGACAACCTACCCACGGACAATCATTACGACAATTTGCAAGCGGCACGCCGGTGGGGATTCAAAACGTCCGACGCCATGCGTGTCTGCCACACGCCGGAGGAAATTATGGCTTACATCGCGCATTGGGACACCGAGCGCCACCGCCTGCCCGTGGCTACGGACGGCATTGTGCTCAAGGTAAATGCCCTTCGGCAGCAGCGTGCGCTCGGGGCCACGGCGAAGAGTCCGCGGTGGGCCATCGCATATAAGTTCCAGGCCGAGCGGGCGGAGACGCGCCTCGTTTCGGTCGACTATCAGGTGGGCCGTACGGGCGTGGTGACGCCGGTGGCCAATCTCGAGCCGGTGCTGCTGGCCGGGACCACCGTCCGCCGTGCCTCGCTACATAACGCTGACATCATGGAGGGGCTTGACCTGCATCTCGGTTGCCGCGTGTATGTGGAGAAGGGTGGCGAGATCATTCCGAAGATCGTCGGGGTGGATCGGTCGGAGTCAATGGATGGCGCACCGGTCGCGTTCATCAGCCAGTGTCCGGAGTGCGGTACACCGTTGGTGCGCGTGGAGGGTGAGGCGGCGCATTACTGCCCGAACGAGTGGGGATGCCCGCCGCAGGTGAAGGGGCGGATCGTGCACTTTGTCAGCCGTCGGGCCATGAACATCAACATCGGCCCCGAGACGGTCGAGGCACTTTATGACGCCGGCCTCGTACGCGACGCCTCGGATCTGTACGACGTGACTCCGGCCGACCTGATGCGCCTCGAGCGCTTCGCCGAGAAGAGCGCGAAGAACTATCGTGACAGTCTGGAGCTCTCGAAGCAAGTGCCTTACGCCCGAGTGCTTTTTGCCCTTGGGATACGCGGCGTGGGGGAGAACATCGCGGCCAAGTTGGCCTACGCGCATCCCTCGATCGACGCGTTGGCGCAGGCCACGGTCGAGGTGCTGATGCAGACGGACGAGATCGGCGAGAAGATCGCCCGCAGTGTGGTGGACTTCTTTGCCGAGGCGCGCAATCAGACTATGGTCAGTCGGCTCAAGGCGCATGGCCTACAAATGGCGGTGGCTGAGAGCGACGACGACGGCGTCCGATCGGACAAGCTGAAGGGACTCACGTTCGTGATCAGTGGCACCTTCGCCCTCCATTCGCGCGATGAGTACAAGCAGCTGATCGAGCGTCACGGCGGGCGGAACGCATCGTCCATCTCCGGCAAGACGGACTATCTGCTGGCAGGCGAAAATATGGGCCCGGCCAAACTGGCTAAGGCCGAAAAATTAGGGGTGAAACTCCTCAACGAAGACGAATTCTTAAAACTGATAGGGGTATGA
- the dapA gene encoding 4-hydroxy-tetrahydrodipicolinate synthase, with protein sequence MALIDLKGMGIALVTPFKADGSVDYEALVKLVEYQVQNGTDYLVVLGTTAETPTLTETEKAEIKRLVVTQVRRRVPVVLGVGGNCTRAVVDTLRQADLQDVDAILSVVPYYNKPSQEGIFRHYEAIAEATTRPVILYNVPGRTGTNMTAETTLRLARTFRNIVAVKEASGNIKQMNDIIKNKPADFQVISGDDGITYPLIALGAVGVISVIGNAFPREFSRMVRLALEGDYDNARVIHSRFMELFDLLFVDGNPAGVKSMLNMMGFIENRLRLPLVPTRLTTYEKIREILNRLQDK encoded by the coding sequence ATGGCTCTGATTGATTTGAAAGGCATGGGGATCGCACTGGTGACACCGTTCAAGGCGGACGGCAGTGTGGATTATGAGGCGCTCGTGAAGCTGGTGGAATATCAGGTGCAGAACGGCACGGACTATCTCGTCGTGCTCGGCACCACGGCCGAGACGCCCACCCTGACTGAGACGGAAAAGGCGGAGATCAAGCGGCTGGTCGTGACGCAAGTGCGCCGACGCGTGCCCGTCGTCCTTGGCGTGGGTGGCAACTGCACACGCGCCGTTGTCGATACGCTCCGACAGGCCGACTTACAGGACGTGGACGCCATCCTCTCCGTCGTTCCCTACTACAACAAACCCTCGCAGGAGGGCATCTTCCGCCACTACGAAGCCATCGCCGAAGCCACCACGCGCCCCGTGATCCTCTATAACGTCCCCGGACGTACGGGCACGAACATGACCGCCGAGACGACCCTACGCCTGGCCCGCACCTTTCGCAACATCGTCGCCGTCAAGGAGGCCTCGGGGAACATCAAACAGATGAACGACATCATCAAAAACAAGCCGGCCGACTTCCAAGTCATTTCCGGTGACGACGGCATCACCTATCCTCTTATTGCACTTGGTGCCGTGGGCGTCATCTCCGTCATCGGCAACGCCTTCCCTCGCGAATTTAGTCGCATGGTGCGTCTGGCTCTCGAAGGCGATTATGACAATGCGCGCGTCATTCATTCGCGTTTCATGGAGCTCTTCGACCTGCTTTTCGTCGACGGTAACCCTGCCGGTGTCAAGAGTATGCTCAACATGATGGGCTTCATTGAGAATCGCTTACGACTGCCCCTCGTACCTACGCGACTGACCACTTACGAGAAGATTCGAGAGATCCTGAACCGACTGCAAGACAAATAG
- a CDS encoding DUF6913 domain-containing protein, with protein MILTTHFLNKKIRSLAKNATTREHCYRSMDDIRYVLIMCEARDWKAIEPCIDTLKKKGKTVHVCVYTRKDEDTPIWDYAFLPVEEGKDVDMWGFPDKNMRTQLNNLTVDLLLDLTSEEVPVMRYLMLQHPSAFKVGAKREQGMDLFDLSIVMKDDVHDIPFLFRHIMTYLEAIRSAKSAG; from the coding sequence ATGATTCTTACAACACACTTTTTGAACAAGAAAATAAGGTCGCTGGCCAAGAACGCCACGACACGCGAGCACTGCTATCGCTCGATGGACGATATCCGCTACGTCCTCATCATGTGTGAGGCTCGCGACTGGAAAGCCATCGAGCCGTGCATTGATACATTGAAGAAAAAGGGCAAGACGGTGCACGTCTGCGTTTACACCCGCAAGGACGAGGACACCCCGATCTGGGATTACGCCTTCCTGCCCGTCGAGGAGGGGAAGGACGTGGACATGTGGGGCTTCCCGGACAAGAACATGCGTACGCAGCTCAACAACCTCACGGTCGACTTGCTGCTCGACCTGACGAGCGAGGAGGTGCCCGTCATGCGCTACCTGATGCTCCAACACCCGTCGGCCTTTAAGGTCGGGGCCAAGCGCGAGCAGGGGATGGATCTCTTCGACCTCTCCATCGTTATGAAAGACGATGTGCACGACATTCCCTTCCTCTTCCGCCACATTATGACCTACCTCGAGGCCATTCGATCGGCAAAATCGGCCGGATGA
- a CDS encoding CPBP family intramembrane glutamic endopeptidase: MQVVKPGKFRALHGMRDAKPGEFGALHGVRVVKPGEFRGLHGVRVVKPGEFGALHGVRDAKPDEFGALHGVRDAKPDEFWALHGVQVAKPGEFGALHGVRVVKPGEFRALHGVQVVKPGEFWALHGVRVVKPGEFGALHGVRVVKPGEFWALHGVRVVKPGEFWALHGVRVVKPGKFGALHGVRVPSATFGVGVVHLRPLNPNKKEMRNNEQLNQTVARSVWQDFLLFLKDPHAAGATIYRWGTLGLFAVLQLLTYLCVFSKGWITQKPMIDASNLVALTPEKLLRYILLIPLVEELGFRGFLLFHKKKYVVIAALPILFLPYSLGESWCGELPWLRYPLMLLVALWLGSMLVNRKARDWTLGLIGRHKRVLIYASSIAFGCVHLMNHDHFAVINLLPIVPKVVSGLFRAYVTVRSNSIVPSWLFHAANNSVASLILYVCSLSL, from the coding sequence GTGCAAGTAGTAAAACCCGGCAAGTTTCGGGCCTTGCACGGCATGCGAGATGCAAAACCCGGCGAGTTTGGGGCCTTGCACGGCGTGCGAGTAGTAAAACCCGGCGAGTTTCGGGGCTTGCACGGCGTGCGAGTAGTAAAACCCGGCGAGTTTGGGGCCTTGCACGGTGTGCGAGATGCAAAACCCGATGAGTTTGGGGCCTTGCACGGTGTGCGAGATGCAAAACCCGATGAGTTTTGGGCCTTGCACGGCGTGCAAGTAGCAAAACCCGGCGAGTTTGGGGCCTTGCACGGCGTGCGAGTAGTAAAACCCGGCGAGTTTCGGGCTTTACACGGCGTGCAAGTAGTAAAACCCGGTGAGTTTTGGGCCTTGCACGGCGTGCGAGTAGTAAAACCCGGCGAGTTTGGGGCTTTGCACGGCGTGCGAGTAGTAAAACCCGGCGAGTTTTGGGCCTTGCACGGCGTGCGAGTAGTAAAACCCGGCGAGTTTTGGGCCTTGCACGGCGTGCGAGTAGTAAAACCCGGCAAGTTTGGGGCCTTGCACGGCGTGCGAGTCCCCAGCGCAACGTTTGGCGTGGGCGTTGTTCATTTGCGACCACTAAACCCAAACAAAAAAGAGATGAGGAATAATGAACAACTGAATCAGACGGTAGCGCGGAGTGTGTGGCAGGACTTCCTGCTGTTTTTGAAAGACCCGCATGCGGCGGGTGCTACCATTTACCGCTGGGGGACGCTCGGGCTGTTTGCCGTGCTCCAGTTGCTGACCTATCTGTGTGTGTTTTCGAAGGGGTGGATTACCCAAAAACCAATGATCGATGCGTCGAACCTTGTGGCGCTCACCCCGGAGAAGCTGCTGCGGTACATCCTGCTGATCCCCTTAGTTGAGGAGCTGGGCTTTCGAGGCTTCCTGCTTTTCCACAAAAAGAAATACGTGGTGATAGCCGCCCTGCCCATACTCTTTCTTCCCTATTCGCTCGGAGAAAGTTGGTGCGGAGAGCTGCCGTGGTTGCGTTATCCGTTGATGCTACTGGTGGCGCTGTGGCTCGGATCGATGTTGGTAAACAGGAAAGCCCGCGATTGGACGCTGGGCTTGATTGGCCGACATAAGCGTGTGTTGATCTATGCCTCCTCGATCGCCTTTGGTTGCGTACATCTGATGAATCACGACCACTTTGCAGTGATCAACCTGTTGCCGATTGTGCCCAAGGTGGTCTCCGGACTGTTCAGAGCCTATGTGACGGTGAGGAGCAATAGCATCGTACCGTCGTGGCTGTTTCATGCGGCGAATAATTCGGTGGCGTCGTTGATACTCTACGTGTGTAGCCTCAGCCTGTGA